Sequence from the Phragmites australis chromosome 11, lpPhrAust1.1, whole genome shotgun sequence genome:
TCGACGAGCTCGCCGCTGAAGGGCAGCAGCTCGACCTCGGACATGGTGATGTTCGTACAGGGCACGGTGTCGCTGCAGGCGAAGTGGATGGGCGCGCTGCGGACGTCGTAGGACCCCCGGATGTTGGCGTAGGAGACGTCGGTGACATGCACGGCCGTGGACTGGTTCATGCACCGCTTGTCCAGGCAGTAGTACTGGTCGACGATGATGCAGTTGCGCACGTTCTCCATCAGCACCGTGTCGAAGGTGATGCCGGACACGGCGCCCATCCCGCCCTGCCACGTCTTGATCCGCACGCCGTTGTCCGAGTTCCGGATCACCGCGTTCCGCACCTTCACGTTCGCCACGCACGCCTGGGAGTTGTGCACGCCCAGGCTGCCGATGCTGCCAACCAAAAGCAATGAGAGGGTTTTGTTATTTTTTCACTATTGCAAGATACAAATGTACAAGACATTCACCTTCACCGAACGGAAGAAACGGAAATCAGATTCAGTTTTATGTATTGCCACTTTTATGTATTCTTTGTACATGTGAAGTCACGCCTAACTAAATTCTTACAGTCCGATCATGTGACTTGTAGCTGCGAAATGCTCCCTACTATGCCCTTTCTAAAAAACCTCTTCTCTCTTCATGTGACCCCGAGTCGAGTACTTTGACAAAATTTGGCATGTGTAATCTAGGACGGCGAATCACAATGCAGAAGAAGTCGAGCGGGAGCTAAGCTGATGCCATCACGCATTTATGTCTTGGATGTTTCTGACGCTTTGCTGGTTTCTCCCGAACCTCATGTACATTTGAGTTTTCAGGTGCATCATAGCACCTAAGCATTTTAATAAAGTTCGTTTAAAGTAGTCCCGATTTTAGTTCCTCAAAGTTCAACTTAAATTAATTCAGAACTGCTACTAGTACTGCTTAATGGATCTtataaattttcatttttttcaattcTATCATTCTAATAGTTTAAGAACAAACAATGGATTGCTTCAAAAACAACATTCAAAACAATAAAGAAAATAGGAGGCATactttattatatatattttccttcATGTACCACAAAACAAATtagaaaagaggagaaaaaacaGAGGAAATGGGGTCTACCTTATGCCATGTCCATGGTCACAAGTAACATTTTGTATGTCCACGTCGTAGCTCCCGGTCCCAATTGAGATGCAGTCATCACCTACGCCAAAGCAAATCGTGTTCAGTTGCCAACACGTCACGACGTTTACAAAATCTAACCAACAACTCGCTGAAACGAAAGAATCAATCGGCATTCGCAGCGGTTACCCACCGTTACTGATCCTCGAGTTGTAGATGGCGACGCGCTCCGTGTTCTCGACGTGGATGCCGTCGGTGTTGGGGCTGTCGGCCGGCGAGCTGATGTACAGGCCGTCGACGCGCACGTCGCTGCAGCCGTCGAACCGGAAGTGGAACTCCGGGCTGTTCTCCACCCTCAGGCCCTCAACCACCAGGTTGTGGCTCATGAAGAACCTCATTAGCTGCTCGCGCACACAAACACGTAAGCTGACTGCACACACCTTCCTACCTGCTACATTTAACCTGCCGAATGATGATGCAGAGAAAGGACGGCACGTTGCTAGTTGCCACATACCGTGGGGCTATCGCACGGGCCGCGCAGCGTGGACCCGTTCGGACCCTGCAGAGTTGGACATGGAGCTTGTGACGCTGTGATGTGATGTCAATTCGAGCCAAATGCTTGTTATTGGAAGAGTTTGGGATTGTGAAATGCCAATCTAGGAGCTGTGACGTACCCTGTGTGGCTTGCAGGGGAGGTTCCACCAGTCC
This genomic interval carries:
- the LOC133885811 gene encoding polygalacturonase At1g48100-like isoform X2 produces the protein MGVAIRLLFALLMAVALFGYGVSGRSHFHKKPPHGGGGGRHRGGGKKGSVVSSPAVPPADDNTQPVTPPPPTSIVPSDPATPVEPAEPCVFDVRAYGAVGDGTTDDTQAFREVWRAACGAESAVLLVPSDGTFTITTTTFSGPCKSGLVFQVDGVLMPPDGPDCWPPSDNRRQWLVFSNLDGMTLRGAGTIEGNGEDWWNLPCKPHRGPNGSTLRGPCDSPTLMRFFMSHNLVVEGLRVENSPEFHFRFDGCSDVRVDGLYISSPADSPNTDGIHVENTERVAIYNSRISNGDDCISIGTGSYDVDIQNVTCDHGHGISIGSLGVHNSQACVANVKVRNAVIRNSDNGVRIKTWQGGMGAVSGITFDTVLMENVRNCIIVDQYYCLDKRCMNQSTAVHVTDVSYANIRGSYDVRSAPIHFACSDTVPCTNITMSEVELLPFSGELVDDPFCWSAYGLQQTPTIPPISCLQEGLPESLLDNPDLKCR
- the LOC133885811 gene encoding polygalacturonase At1g48100-like isoform X1, which produces MGVAIRLLFALLMAVALFGYGVSGRSHFHKKPPHGGGGGRHRGGGKKGSVVSSPAVPPADDNTQPVTPPPPTSIVPSDPATPVEPAEPCVFDVRAYGAVGDGTTDDTQAFREVWRAACGAESAVLLVPSDGTFTITTTTFSGPCKSGLVFQQVDGVLMPPDGPDCWPPSDNRRQWLVFSNLDGMTLRGAGTIEGNGEDWWNLPCKPHRGPNGSTLRGPCDSPTLMRFFMSHNLVVEGLRVENSPEFHFRFDGCSDVRVDGLYISSPADSPNTDGIHVENTERVAIYNSRISNGDDCISIGTGSYDVDIQNVTCDHGHGISIGSLGVHNSQACVANVKVRNAVIRNSDNGVRIKTWQGGMGAVSGITFDTVLMENVRNCIIVDQYYCLDKRCMNQSTAVHVTDVSYANIRGSYDVRSAPIHFACSDTVPCTNITMSEVELLPFSGELVDDPFCWSAYGLQQTPTIPPISCLQEGLPESLLDNPDLKCR